The Methylomusa anaerophila genome has a segment encoding these proteins:
- a CDS encoding ExeA family protein — protein sequence MIRIIKYAAQRQWFAVVTGDCGTGKTTTIRRFKALLDPAKFSVMYLADSQLTPRHFYKGLLEQLGCESKFYRGDAKRQLHREIELLQGIHHLSPVVIADEVHLLDKEMLEEVRFLLNFRMDAQSPMALILVGQMELWERLQLQAYAAIRQRIDLQCKLSYYDRAQVGEYINQHLSFAGAAIRFFQTMPLMKFFGFPAALLALSIKHVLIVALWCTKRPPYYRRSYG from the coding sequence ATTATAAGGATCATTAAATATGCCGCGCAGCGCCAATGGTTTGCAGTTGTTACCGGTGACTGCGGCACAGGAAAAACAACGACGATTCGCCGCTTTAAGGCGTTGCTTGATCCAGCGAAGTTTTCGGTTATGTACTTGGCAGATTCACAGTTGACACCTCGTCATTTCTACAAAGGGCTATTGGAGCAACTCGGTTGTGAATCCAAGTTTTACCGTGGGGATGCGAAACGACAACTTCACCGGGAAATTGAGCTTTTGCAGGGTATCCATCATTTATCACCGGTCGTTATCGCGGATGAAGTCCATCTATTGGATAAAGAAATGCTAGAAGAAGTCAGGTTTCTCTTGAACTTTCGAATGGATGCCCAAAGCCCCATGGCACTTATCTTGGTTGGACAAATGGAGCTTTGGGAACGGCTGCAATTGCAAGCCTATGCTGCAATTAGACAGCGTATTGATTTACAGTGCAAACTATCTTACTATGACAGAGCTCAGGTCGGTGAATATATCAACCAGCATCTTTCGTTCGCAGGTGCTGCAATCCGATTTTTTCAGACAATGCCATTGATGAAATTTTTCGGTTTTCCAGCGGCATTGCTCGCCTTATCAATAAAGCATGTACTGATTGTTGCTTTATGGTGCACAAAACGGCCGCCGTATTATCGACGATCATATGGTTAA
- a CDS encoding DUF255 domain-containing protein translates to MSEKHVNHLANEKSPYLLQHVHNPIDWYPWGEEAFAKAREEDKPIFFSCGYSTCHWCQVHNCK, encoded by the coding sequence ATGTCTGAGAAGCACGTTAACCACCTGGCGAATGAGAAGAGTCCGTATTTATTGCAGCATGTACATAATCCGATAGACTGGTATCCGTGGGGCGAGGAAGCTTTTGCGAAGGCGAGAGAAGAAGACAAACCAATATTTTTTAGTTGTGGCTATAGTACGTGCCACTGGTGTCAAGTTCACAATTGCAAGTAG